In the Muricauda sp. MAR_2010_75 genome, one interval contains:
- a CDS encoding thioesterase family protein has translation MPKDINVFLNEIIIKPRFCEVDALQIVHHSRFVQWIEEANFNFMDHVLGISKKELVETDMFNPIKSIELQYKNHVNWVDTVRVKSYMHYNQFAMFTMVNVLECAKNPNKVFAHAKVKMVITDKSLKLKILAPDFLINRIKAAEKANPSYFCLVPTS, from the coding sequence ATGCCAAAAGATATAAATGTATTCTTAAATGAAATAATCATCAAGCCACGGTTCTGTGAAGTAGACGCATTGCAGATAGTTCATCATTCTCGCTTTGTTCAATGGATCGAAGAAGCAAATTTTAACTTTATGGATCATGTTTTAGGTATATCCAAAAAGGAATTAGTGGAAACAGATATGTTTAACCCAATTAAGAGTATTGAACTTCAATACAAAAACCATGTGAATTGGGTGGATACTGTACGCGTTAAGAGTTATATGCATTACAATCAATTCGCTATGTTTACAATGGTTAATGTACTGGAATGTGCAAAAAATCCAAATAAGGTCTTTGCCCATGCTAAAGTAAAAATGGTGATTACGGACAAAAGTCTTAAATTAAAAATATTGGCACCCGATTTTTTAATTAATAGAATTAAGGCTGCTGAAAAAGCTAATCCCTCTTATTTTTGTCTGGTTCCGACCTCTTAA
- a CDS encoding CPBP family intramembrane glutamic endopeptidase — protein MAILFGLIPIPLFIFHSHTLSAWQIWLPWILLALINPWIEEFYWRGLILDSTAHWNKWIAVFYSSALFAINHIAFGLSSELNNGPEVVISTFLMGLIWALVYFKTKSLRWVILAHFLVDFFGLSAPAFLDLWEKGSW, from the coding sequence TTGGCCATTCTCTTCGGGCTTATCCCTATACCCCTTTTTATTTTCCATTCACATACCCTTTCGGCCTGGCAAATCTGGTTACCTTGGATTCTATTAGCATTAATAAATCCCTGGATTGAGGAATTTTATTGGCGCGGACTAATCCTGGATTCTACGGCACACTGGAATAAATGGATTGCGGTATTTTACAGTAGTGCCTTATTTGCGATAAACCATATTGCATTTGGCCTTTCCTCTGAGCTTAACAACGGACCGGAAGTAGTCATTTCTACCTTTTTGATGGGATTGATCTGGGCTTTGGTTTATTTTAAAACCAAAAGCCTACGTTGGGTCATTTTAGCTCATTTCCTAGTAGATTTTTTTGGATTGTCCGCCCCAGCCTTTCTGGATTTATGGGAGAAAGGCTCCTGGTGA
- a CDS encoding SDR family NAD(P)-dependent oxidoreductase produces MNRKSTRRLEGKVAIITGAAGGLGAAEAKMFAREGAKVLITDIQEEPLSQVASEISKAGGVVIFIFHDVSSEVSWERVIKKAVDSYGRIDVLVNNAGILGNIMSPFENRTIEEFNKVIGVNLLGQFIGIKSVVPFMRKVGGGSIINISSVGGITGTSNGTAYTASKGGSRIFTKGAAVELARDNIRVNSVHPGYVVTPMTKNMERAQVFAKAAVVFTPMGRGAEYDEIAYGILFLASDESSFMTGTELVIDGGLTAL; encoded by the coding sequence ATGAACAGAAAATCAACTAGAAGGTTGGAGGGGAAGGTAGCTATAATTACAGGAGCTGCTGGAGGTCTGGGAGCAGCCGAAGCCAAAATGTTCGCACGGGAAGGGGCTAAAGTACTGATTACCGATATACAGGAAGAACCTTTAAGTCAAGTTGCCTCTGAAATAAGTAAAGCAGGAGGTGTGGTTATCTTTATTTTCCATGATGTCAGTTCTGAAGTGAGTTGGGAGAGAGTAATTAAGAAAGCCGTAGATAGTTATGGCCGAATAGATGTTTTAGTGAACAATGCCGGGATACTGGGAAATATTATGTCACCATTTGAGAATAGAACAATTGAAGAATTCAATAAAGTAATAGGCGTGAATCTTTTAGGTCAATTCATTGGGATAAAGTCAGTTGTTCCATTTATGCGTAAAGTTGGGGGAGGTTCAATTATCAATATTTCGTCTGTGGGGGGGATAACAGGAACTTCTAATGGTACTGCTTATACGGCATCGAAGGGCGGATCAAGAATATTTACCAAAGGGGCAGCGGTTGAATTGGCTAGAGATAACATTCGGGTGAACTCCGTTCATCCAGGATATGTAGTTACCCCCATGACTAAGAATATGGAGAGGGCCCAAGTATTTGCAAAGGCAGCTGTCGTATTCACCCCAATGGGCAGAGGTGCAGAATATGATGAAATTGCATATGGGATTCTCTTTCTTGCCTCAGATGAATCTTCTTTCATGACAGGGACTGAACTTGTTATAG